The Saccharothrix violaceirubra genome segment AGCCGCCACCGCCCGCCGTGATCCGGCCGGTCGTCGAGGTCCGGTCGAAGCCGAACGCGCGCACTGCCGCCGGGCTGGTCGGCGTCGGCTTCGTGCTCGGCGCGTTGCTGCTGCGCCGCCGGAAGTGACTCCGGAAGTGACTACTGCCAGAACACCGCCACGCCCACGTTGACGACGACCAGACCGGCCAGTGCCGGGGTCAGCCACGAGGCGGGCTTCTTGTTCAGGTTCGTCGCGACGAGTCCGGCGATCACGACCAGGACCAGGAGCTTCACGCCGATCTTGAAGTGGTCGTAGTCCTTGTCGGTCAACGGCGCGAGCCCGACCAGCGCCACGCCGGTCAGCAGCTGGAGCGCGGCGCCGTGCAGCCAGCCCTTGTTCAGCGGGGCGTCCGCGCCCGCGCGCTTTTGGACGAAGAACATCGCGACCAGCATGCCCATGCCGAGCAGGTGCAGGAACACCAGCAACAGGCGCACGAACTCCACGGCGGAACCTCCAGTGTGGTGGGTTACTTGCGTAGCGCACGCAGGCCGCGTACGCCCAGCACGCCGATGACCGTGCCGAACGTCAACGAGGCGACCACGAGCGCCAGGTGCACGGTGAAGAACGCGGTCGGTCCGGCGTCCCACGAACGCGGGTCCTTCCAGATGTTGCGCAGGAAGGTCGGCCAGATCACCCACGACCACACCCCGAAGGCGACGAGGAACAGCGCCATGCCACGGGAGAGCTTCACGGCGACCAGTATCCGACGTGGCGGGTGCGCGTCACTCGACCGGGGTGGATAGCCTGGGGTCGTGCGTTCCTCCGCGTCCCGCCGGCCCCTGGCCGCCCTGGTGTCGGCCGCCTGCGCGCTGATGGCGTCCATCGTGTTGGTGGCGCCGCCGGCGGGCGCCCAGCCCTCGTGCGAGAACAAGGTGTCGCCGCCGCCCGCGGTGGACACGTCGGAGCAGGTCCCGCCCGGTCAGTCGCCGCCGCGCGCGCTGCCCGTGCCGGAGAACCCGGTCGGCGGCGAGCGGATGGGCGAGTGCGGCCTCGTGCTGCCCGCGAACGCCCCGAAGCTGCCGGACAACATCAGCGCGAAGAGCTGGCTGGTGGCGGACATGGACAGTGGTGCCGTGCTGGCCACGTTCGACCCGCACGGCCGGCAGCGGCCCGCGTCGGTGATCAAGGTGCTGCTGGCGACCGTGGTGGCCAAGGAGCTGCCGATGGACGCCACCGTGACGGCGACCGCCGAGGACCTGGCGCAGGAGTGCACGTGCGTCGGCCTGCGCGAAGGCGGCGAGTACACCGTCGAGCAGCTGCTGAACGCGCTGGTCATGGCGTCGGGCAACGACGTGGCGCACCTGCTGGCCCGGCGGCTGGGCGGCCTGCCCAGCGCCATCCGCAAGATGAACGCGATGGCCGCCGAGCTGGGCGCGCTGGACACGCGGGCCATCACGCCGTCCGGTTTGGACGCTCCGGGGACGAGCACGTCCGCCTACGACGTGGCGTTGATCTTCCGCAAGGCGATGGAGTACCCGGACTTCCGCAAGGCCGTGCTGACCGAGCGGATCGACTTCCCGGCCGCGAACGGCAACGGGACCGCGGTCGTGGTGAACGACAACCGGCTGCTCGGCGCGTACGCGGGTGCGTTGGGCGGCAAGTCCGGGTTCACCGACGACGCGCAGCACACGTACGTGGGCGGGGCCGAGCGCAACGGGCGGCGGCTCGTGGTCGTGTTGCTGCGCGGGCAGCAGCAGCCCGTGCGGATGACCGACCAGGCGGCCAAGCTGCTGGACTACGGCTTCGCGATGCCGCAGGCGGCGGTGGACGAGCCGGTCGGCAAGCTGGTGAAGGGCGCGCCGCAGGCGGAGAAGAAGACCACGACCGTGAAGCCGACGGAGGCGGGGACGCCGGAGGGCGGGTCGACGCAGGCGCCGGTCGTGGACAACAGCGCCATGCACAAGGCTTTCGGCACCGTGGGTGGTCCGGTGACCGCGGTGGCCGGGTTGGGGTTGGTGCTCGCGTTCGTCATGTTCCTGCGGAACAAGCGAGCGAAGGCGGCACGGGCGGCTCGCGCGCGTGCGCAGGCCCAGCAGCAGTCCTGAGTAGAGCCGTCGTCGACTACTGGCGCACCCGGGGCACGCCACCCTTGCGTCCGAGGTCGAACGCGATCCGGTACACGTCCGGCAGGTCGAGTTTTCCGTTGGCGCGTCGACTCATCACACCCAGTTCGACGAGTTCCCCGATGAGCTTCGGGTAATCGGTCGTGAGTGGACCGGTCGGTGCGGGAGCGCCGCCGTCGGCGGACGGGGTGGCTTCGGAGAGTCTGATCAGTTCGCCCTTGAGATCACGTTCCTCCCAACGCTGGATCACGTCCTGCGTCTCGATGGGAACCTGGAGTCCGCCGAGCGGGACGATCGCGGTGCTGACCCACGGAATGTCTTCGCGTACCTCCACGACCCGGATTCCCGACGCGGTCTGCACCCCCTGTCGGATGCCGTCCCAATGCAGCGCGTACTCGTGACCGAAAAACCTTTCGCCGGTCACGTCGGTCGCTTTGCGCAGGGCACTCAGGAAGCTGCGCGGGCTGACCTGGCCCAAGCCGTCGGTCAAGTGGTTGGGCAGCCAGGTGTAGACGATGCCCTTGCGGTGGTCCCTGCCCATGTAGGGCCCGGCCATCCGTTCGAATACCTTCCGCTGCTGCTCGTGATCGCTCGTCAGCCAGTGCGGCGGTGCCTTGCGGAATTCGGTGGAATTCCACCCGCCGGTCTCGGCGATGAAGTCGTCGGACAACGCGTGGTCCGCGTTTCCCATCTGGTGGAAGAGCAGGCCGTAGAGGCTCGGTGGTGACCAGGTGAGGTCGGCGGCATTCGCGGTCAGCTTGGACGCGTCCGGGAAGGTGAGGCGGATGCCGTCGAACATGTCGTGGCGGATGAACACCTTGGCCCGCAGGTTCCGGGTCCGGGTACGCAGGTCCAATGCGACGCGCAGGATGCCTTCGACCAGCCGGTCGGTGATATCGCGGCGGCTGTGCAGTCGGTCGAGCGCGTCGAACAGGAAGAGCGGTGTGGTACCGGTCGAGGCGGCCTCCTGGTCGGCATGGGCCAACGCCCGTTCGGCTGCCTCGGGGTGGGCGAGCAGCCACCGCACCCGGTCCGCCCAGTTGTCGATCGCGTTGATGTCCGGCGCTCCCACGGCGTGCAGCACGACGGTCAGCCAGATGTCAGCCGCGTCGGCGAACTCGGTCGTCAGCGCGTCGAGCGTCCGTTGGCTCGGGTAGCGGTCGGGCAGCAGTGCCGTGCCGTAGCCTGGTAGTGCGCGGATCGTGGTCAGCCTCGGCAGGCGGTACTCCGCGGCTGCGAGCCGACGGAGCTCCTCATCCTGGAGCGATTTGAACCATACCGTCTTGCCGACGCCTCTCCCGCCTTTGACCACGGTCGCGTCCGGGTCGAGCGCGCGACGGTGGCTGTCGGGTGTGAAAAGGGTGCGCACGTGCGGCTCGAACGTGTCGGCGTCGAAGGCGGACGGCAGGGTGGCCGACAGGAGTTCGCGGTACTGGTGGGGGTCCAGCGGCATCATCGGCTCCCGACGAGCAGTGTCGCGGCTTCTTCGAGGAAAGGCCGGTAGGCGGCGGCGATCAACGGCTGGGTGTGCCAGCCGTCCCGACGTACGGGGTCGAAGCTGATCAGGTCCGAATTGAACAGGATCGGCAGCGGGGAATGTGGAGCCGTCCGGTCGTCGGACGCGAAGTTGAAAGCTTCGAAATCATCAGGGTGTGCGTCGTCGTAGAGTGTCTCCGCGAAACATTGCTGTGCATGGTCGCGGAAGAGATCGAGGTAGTTCGACGCATTATTGGGTGGAACCATCGATGCGACCATGCGCAAGCGCCTGCGGATGTGGTCGAGCGCCTCTGGTGGGAGATGTCTCTGCCACTGCTTGAAGAGGATTCCGTAGCCGTTCCAGGTCTGCGGGTTGTCGGCCGCGAAAAGCAGGCTTGTATCGCTCAGCTGCGTGATCGCGGCGGCCGCGATGTCGTGGATTCCGGCCCGGCTGTCGAGCAGTACCACGCTGGGGCGGCGGCTTTGCTTCGTGACCTGTTCCTCGCA includes the following:
- a CDS encoding SCO4848 family membrane protein yields the protein MKLSRGMALFLVAFGVWSWVIWPTFLRNIWKDPRSWDAGPTAFFTVHLALVVASLTFGTVIGVLGVRGLRALRK
- a CDS encoding D-alanyl-D-alanine carboxypeptidase family protein; the encoded protein is MRSSASRRPLAALVSAACALMASIVLVAPPAGAQPSCENKVSPPPAVDTSEQVPPGQSPPRALPVPENPVGGERMGECGLVLPANAPKLPDNISAKSWLVADMDSGAVLATFDPHGRQRPASVIKVLLATVVAKELPMDATVTATAEDLAQECTCVGLREGGEYTVEQLLNALVMASGNDVAHLLARRLGGLPSAIRKMNAMAAELGALDTRAITPSGLDAPGTSTSAYDVALIFRKAMEYPDFRKAVLTERIDFPAANGNGTAVVVNDNRLLGAYAGALGGKSGFTDDAQHTYVGGAERNGRRLVVVLLRGQQQPVRMTDQAAKLLDYGFAMPQAAVDEPVGKLVKGAPQAEKKTTTVKPTEAGTPEGGSTQAPVVDNSAMHKAFGTVGGPVTAVAGLGLVLAFVMFLRNKRAKAARAARARAQAQQQS